Genomic DNA from Streptomyces sp. PCS3-D2:
TCGAGCGACGACCTCGAACCGAGCTGTCTCCCCAACCACTTGGAGTCATTCGTGCACCGCAAAGTCATCGCCCCGAGCGTGCTCGCCGCTTCCCTCCTGCTGGTGGTCCCGGCGTCGGCGGCGAGCTACGGTCCGGGCGCCCCGGGTATCGGCGACCCCTACTACCCGGCCAGCGGCAACGGCGGATACGACGTGTCGCACTACGACCTGCGCCTGAAATACCAGCCGGCGACGGACCTGCTGGAAGGCACCGCGACCCTGATCGCCACCACCACGCAGGACCTGTCCCGCTTCAACCTCGACTTCGGCCTCCGGGTCAGCGAGATCCGGGTCAACGGTGCCAGGGCGAAGTTCGCCGCGTCCGGTGCGCACGAGGTGGAGGTGACCCCGGCGAAGCCGCTGGCGCGCGACACCCCGCTGACCGTCGTCGTCACATACGCCGGCAAGCCCTCCGAGCTGAAGATCGACGGCTGGACCGCCTGGCACCGCACCCCGGACGGCGGCGTGGCCGCGCAGGAGCCCGACTCGGCGGTCTGGTGGTTCCCGAGCAACGACCACCCGCTGGACAAGGCGACCTTCGACGTCTCCGTCAGCGTGCCCGACGGCACCCAGGCCATCAGCAACGGCGTGCTCCAGTCGCAGAGTTCGCGGCTCGGCTGGACGCGGTACAACTGGCGCTCCAACAAGCCGCAGGCGACCTACCTGGCCACCCTCGCCGTCGGCAAGTTCGACATCACCACGGACAGGACCGCGAGCGGGCTGCCGATCGTCAACGCGTACAGCAAGGACCTCGGTGACAACGCGGGGGCGGCGCGCGCGAGCGTGGAGCGGACCGGCGAGGTCACCGAGTGGCTGGAGGGGGTCTTCGGGCCGTACCCCTTCAACGCGCTGGGCGGCTACGTGCCGAACGTGAACGCCGGCTTCGCCCTGGAGACCCAGACGCGCCCGTTCTACGGTCCGCGCCTGTTCAACAACGGCTCGAACGTCTCGGTGGTGGTGCACGAGCTGGCCCACCAGTGGTACGGCGACAGCGTGTCCGTGAAGGGCTGGAAGGACATCTGGATCAACGAGGGGTTCGCCCGCTACAGCCAGTGGCTGTGGTCGGAGAAGGAGGGCGAGGGCACCGCCCAGGAGCTCGCCGACTGGGCCTACTCCCTGCGCCCGGCGGAGGATGCCTTCTGGCAGGTCAAGCCTGGCGACCCCGGCCCGGAGAACCAGTTCCACGGGGCCGTCTACGACCGCGGCGCGATCGCCCTGCAGGCGCTGCGCAACGAGATCGGCGACGAGGCGTTCTTCCGGATCCTCAAGGGCTGGCCGACCGAGCGGGCCCACGGCAACGCCGGGGTGGGTGACTTCGTACGGTACGCGGAGAAGGTCTCTCGCACGCCACTGGCCCAGCTGTTCGAGACCTGGCTCTACACCCCGGGCAGGCCCGACGCGTCGGCGCTGCACCCGGCGTCCGCCGGGCCGTCGGCCCGTTCGGCCCGGCCGGCCCCGCCGCAGTCCGCACCGGCGGGGGCAGCCGCCGAACCGAAGTCCTGGAAGAAGATCGCGGAGACGAACACGATCCACGACACCGAGCACGCCTCCGGGCCCGGCCACCGGCACTGACGCCGCGCCGCGCCGCGCACGCGGCTCCCGCTGCACGCGGGGGCCGCGCGCCCGGTCGTCAGCGGCGGCCCGCGTGCCAGGCGGCGCGCGCCCGGTAGGCGATCGGCAGGTAGCGCAGCCGCTCCGGCAGCAGCGGGACGAGGATCCGTACGGCGGTGCTGAACCGGCGGAGCCTGCGCTCCTGGGCCGGGCTCCACTCCAGCCCGATCGCGGCCCGGGCCTCGGGCGGCATGTACCCGGCGGTGACGAAGGCCCGCAGGTGCAGGAAGGCCGCGCGCAGCACGGGCCAGGTCAGCCGCACCAGCAGCCGTACGGGGAGCGGGCCGCCCTCGGGCCGGGGCAGCGGCACGTCGGTGGCGACGAGCTCGCGGGCGACCGCGGTCGGCTCGATCTCCTCGGCCAGCATCCTGGCCCAGTACCTCCAGTACTCCTCGACGGTCTGCGGCATGTCCCGGTCGTGCAGGCCGAGGATCCGGCCGACCTGCAGCCATTCGCGGTAGAGCTGGTGTTCCTGGGCGGGGGTGAAGCGGCGCAGCAGGTAGCGGCCGGCGTAGAGGTAGACCGGGAAGCCGGTGGCGTGGACCCAGGCGTAGCAGGCCGGGTCGAGGGAGTGGTAGCGCCGGCCGCGGGTGTCGGTGCCCTGGATGTCCTTGTGCAGGCGGCGTACCCTGCGGCCCTCCTCGGCGGCCCCCTCGCCTCCGTACACCCACAGCTGGACCGAGCGCAGGGAGCGCTCGCCGCGGCCCCAGGGGTCGGTGCGGAAGACGGAGTACTCGTCGACGCCGGCCGCGATGGCCGGGTGGGCGACCTGCAGGGTGAAGGCGGCGGGCAGCATCAGCAAGGCGCGGATGTCGCCGGCGATGGTCCACAGCACCCCGCCGGGCGGTGGCGGTTCGGGGTCGGCGCGGCGCGTAGCCGCAGGTCCGCTGGGGTGTGCCGAGTCGATCTCCGTCATAGGACAAGTATGCGAGCACCGGACGGCCGTCTCACGGTCAGAAAGTCTCTGCACGGGTGTTACCCAGAGGTAACTGCTGCTGCTTGTATGACGGCGTCGATCTTCCCCCGCAGGAATGACGGAGACCTTCATGCTGCTTTCCACGACCCGCTCGCGCCGCGCCGCCGCCACGGCCGTCGCCGCGGTCGCCGCAGGCGCACTGGCCGCCACCACCGCGCCCGCCGCCACGGCCGCGGAGCACACCGCCGCCCCCCGGCTCAGCGTCCTGTCGTACAACGTGTTCCTGATGAGCAAGAACCTCTACCCGAACTGGGGCCAGGACCACCGGGCCGCGGAGATCCCCAAGACCGCCTTCTACCAGGGCCACGACGTGGTCGTACTCCAGGAGGCCTTCGACAACAGCTCCTCGGACGCGCTGAAGGCGAACTCCGCCGCGCAGTACCCGTACCAGACCCCGGTCGTCGGCCGCAGCAGGAGCGGCTGGGACGCCACGGGCGGCGCCTACTCCTCCACCACCCCGGAGGACGGCGGCGTCACGGTCCTCAGCAAGTGGCCGATCGTCCGCAAGGAACAGTTCGTCTTCAAGGACGCCTGCGGCGCCGACTGGTGGTCCAACAAGGGCTTCGCCTACGTCGTGCTCGACGTGGGCGGCACGAAGGTGCACGTGGTCGGCACGCACGCGCAGTCCACCGATCCGGGCTGCGGCGCGGGCGAGGCCGCGCAGATGCGCGCCCGGCAGTTCCGGGCCATCGACACCTTCCTGGACGGCAAGAACATCCCGGCGAACGAGCAGGTCATCCTGGCCGGCGACCTCAACGTCGACTCGCGCACCCCGGAGTACGCGAGCATGCTCGCCAACGCCGACCTGGCCGACTCCGA
This window encodes:
- a CDS encoding oxygenase MpaB family protein, whose amino-acid sequence is MTEIDSAHPSGPAATRRADPEPPPPGGVLWTIAGDIRALLMLPAAFTLQVAHPAIAAGVDEYSVFRTDPWGRGERSLRSVQLWVYGGEGAAEEGRRVRRLHKDIQGTDTRGRRYHSLDPACYAWVHATGFPVYLYAGRYLLRRFTPAQEHQLYREWLQVGRILGLHDRDMPQTVEEYWRYWARMLAEEIEPTAVARELVATDVPLPRPEGGPLPVRLLVRLTWPVLRAAFLHLRAFVTAGYMPPEARAAIGLEWSPAQERRLRRFSTAVRILVPLLPERLRYLPIAYRARAAWHAGRR
- a CDS encoding M1 family metallopeptidase — protein: MHRKVIAPSVLAASLLLVVPASAASYGPGAPGIGDPYYPASGNGGYDVSHYDLRLKYQPATDLLEGTATLIATTTQDLSRFNLDFGLRVSEIRVNGARAKFAASGAHEVEVTPAKPLARDTPLTVVVTYAGKPSELKIDGWTAWHRTPDGGVAAQEPDSAVWWFPSNDHPLDKATFDVSVSVPDGTQAISNGVLQSQSSRLGWTRYNWRSNKPQATYLATLAVGKFDITTDRTASGLPIVNAYSKDLGDNAGAARASVERTGEVTEWLEGVFGPYPFNALGGYVPNVNAGFALETQTRPFYGPRLFNNGSNVSVVVHELAHQWYGDSVSVKGWKDIWINEGFARYSQWLWSEKEGEGTAQELADWAYSLRPAEDAFWQVKPGDPGPENQFHGAVYDRGAIALQALRNEIGDEAFFRILKGWPTERAHGNAGVGDFVRYAEKVSRTPLAQLFETWLYTPGRPDASALHPASAGPSARSARPAPPQSAPAGAAAEPKSWKKIAETNTIHDTEHASGPGHRH
- the sph gene encoding sphingomyelin phosphodiesterase — protein: MLLSTTRSRRAAATAVAAVAAGALAATTAPAATAAEHTAAPRLSVLSYNVFLMSKNLYPNWGQDHRAAEIPKTAFYQGHDVVVLQEAFDNSSSDALKANSAAQYPYQTPVVGRSRSGWDATGGAYSSTTPEDGGVTVLSKWPIVRKEQFVFKDACGADWWSNKGFAYVVLDVGGTKVHVVGTHAQSTDPGCGAGEAAQMRARQFRAIDTFLDGKNIPANEQVILAGDLNVDSRTPEYASMLANADLADSDSRTGHPYSFDTALNSIAKYRYPTDPREDLDYVLYRKGNARPAGWENNVVKEESAPWTVSSWGTSYTYTNLSDHYPLIGR